The Betta splendens chromosome 7, fBetSpl5.4, whole genome shotgun sequence genome includes a window with the following:
- the LOC114859414 gene encoding trace amine-associated receptor 9-like codes for MLFSPSRQLHTPTNLLLLSLAVSDFLVGLLAGPFQILLVEPCWLLGDLACVLCTVLPFISVPATAGNMILISVDRYVAVCDPLRYPTKFTQKTVKVLILLCWAFSALYNLLFLCDNLRQLGRFNSCYGECVITINGTVDLVMRFIIPISSIIILYVRVFVVAVSQARSMRSHFTGVKLQHSLIVTVQRSELKAARTLGVVVAVFLMCYCPYYSISLSGYNLMTSSSTNIVMFIMVVFNSCLNPVIYAFVYPWFRKCIKLIVTLQILKSRSCYTKVL; via the coding sequence ATGCtattctctccctccaggcagctccacactcccaccaacctcctcctactctctctggctgtgtctgatTTCCTCGTTGGTCTCCTTGCAGGGCCATTTCAGATTCTTTTAGTTGAACCCTGCTGGTTGTTGGGTGACCTGGCATGTGTTCTGTGCACGGTTCTACCTTTTATTAGTGTTCCTGCCACCGCGGGTAACATGATCCTCATATCAGTTGACCGTTACGTGGCCGTCTGTGACCCTTTACGTTACCCCACAAAATTCACTCAAAAGACAGTTAAAGTCCTTATTCTCCTGTGTTGGGCTTTCTCTGCTCTCTATAACCTTCTGTTTTTATGTGATAACCTGAGGCAATTAGGCAGGTTTAACTCCTGTTATGGAGAATGTGTGATTACTATAAATGGTACTGTTGATCTAGTGATGAGATTTATTATTCCCATCTcatccatcatcatcctgtatgtgagggtgtttgtggtggctgtgtctcaagctcgttccatgcgctcccactTTACAGGTGTTAAACTGCAGCATTCATTGAttgtgactgttcagaggtcagagctgaaagcagccagaacTCTGGGtgtagttgttgctgtgtttctcatGTGTTACTGTCCATATTACAGCATTTCGCTGTCTGGCTATAACCTCATGACGAGTTCTTCAACAAACATTGTTATGTTTATCATGGTAGTATTTAACTCCTGTCTGAATCCTGTGATTTATGCCTTTGTCTATCCGTGGTTCAGAAAATGTATCAAACTTATTGTTACCCTTCAGATACTGAAGTCTCGTTCTTGTTACACCAAAGTACTGTAA